The Aminiphilus circumscriptus DSM 16581 genome contains a region encoding:
- a CDS encoding GNAT family N-acetyltransferase, whose product MGTFPELETPRLRLRYLVADDAEELLCRWSDPEVMEYLTLDPTRTLAEARDMVDLLGGLFDRGMGIRWGITCKTQGALLGTCGFHNVRWETSAGRAGIRTRKGLLVRS is encoded by the coding sequence ATGGGTACGTTCCCGGAACTCGAAACGCCGCGTCTCCGCTTGAGGTATCTTGTAGCTGACGACGCGGAGGAATTGTTGTGTCGCTGGTCGGATCCTGAAGTTATGGAATATCTGACGCTCGATCCGACGCGGACTCTCGCCGAGGCTCGTGACATGGTCGATCTTCTGGGAGGGCTTTTCGACAGGGGAATGGGTATCCGCTGGGGAATCACCTGCAAGACACAAGGGGCCCTGCTGGGCACCTGCGGTTTCCACAATGTGCGGTGGGAAACATCGGCGGGGAGAGCTGGGATACGAACTCGGAAAGGCCTCTTGGTCCGCTCGTAG
- a CDS encoding aminotransferase class I/II-fold pyridoxal phosphate-dependent enzyme yields MFIIDWKGTLPQHLFNIDQQGYVSAEAETIRYPDGLERIDCGLGTNPIGMPAAVRAGLERLSTCALCDYPAPEPEDLKKGIAATYPCWQVKPEQILPGAGSMGVLVTLLRLLLRPGSVLAGPSPQFTDTILQALFNEASYAPVPLAPPVFRLTAAPLLEAVEKAPTLLYLDRPHNPTGQVLPLEDVDRLARRGMEKGVWILSDEAYGDFLPPEESACRLPHPNLVTCRSFSKGLGGAGLRVGYAVTRNEELATLFRRIQPPFAVGTLDAALALAALEDTSFLEETRRYVRYAKERTLEALRTKAEWTVAETDLRVPIFFLSQESGDLVRRLAAGGILCEAGSGYVGLDNRRARLRVPSPDKLELFLERIGTI; encoded by the coding sequence GTGTTCATCATCGACTGGAAAGGGACTCTTCCGCAACATCTCTTCAACATCGACCAACAGGGATACGTTTCCGCCGAAGCCGAAACGATCCGTTACCCTGATGGCCTGGAGCGCATCGACTGCGGCCTCGGCACAAATCCGATAGGCATGCCCGCCGCAGTCCGCGCAGGGCTGGAGCGATTGAGCACATGTGCTCTCTGCGACTACCCCGCTCCCGAACCGGAGGATCTCAAAAAGGGCATTGCGGCAACCTATCCCTGCTGGCAGGTGAAGCCGGAGCAGATTCTCCCCGGGGCAGGCTCCATGGGCGTCCTGGTGACGCTTCTGCGGCTGCTGCTCCGCCCCGGCTCCGTCCTTGCAGGCCCTTCGCCCCAGTTCACGGATACGATTCTCCAGGCGCTCTTCAACGAGGCTTCCTATGCTCCGGTTCCGCTTGCACCTCCCGTCTTCCGCCTGACCGCAGCCCCCCTCCTCGAAGCCGTCGAAAAGGCTCCGACACTGCTTTACCTCGACCGCCCCCACAACCCAACCGGCCAGGTGCTCCCCCTGGAGGACGTGGACAGACTTGCCCGCCGCGGCATGGAAAAAGGGGTATGGATTCTCTCCGACGAAGCCTACGGGGACTTTCTGCCCCCCGAGGAATCAGCCTGTCGTCTGCCCCATCCAAACCTGGTGACCTGTCGCTCTTTCTCGAAAGGGTTGGGAGGCGCAGGACTCCGGGTTGGATATGCCGTGACGCGCAACGAAGAGCTCGCCACCCTCTTTCGCCGGATTCAGCCCCCCTTCGCCGTGGGAACCCTCGATGCGGCGTTGGCACTGGCTGCCCTGGAGGACACTTCCTTTCTGGAGGAAACCCGTCGCTACGTGCGCTACGCCAAAGAGCGGACCCTGGAAGCCCTCCGGACAAAGGCGGAGTGGACCGTGGCGGAAACCGACCTGCGCGTGCCCATCTTCTTTCTGTCCCAGGAATCGGGAGACCTTGTGCGGCGCCTTGCCGCAGGAGGCATTCTCTGCGAAGCCGGAAGCGGCTACGTGGGACTGGACAACCGCCGTGCGAGGCTTCGCGTTCCCTCCCCGGACAAGCTGGAACTCTTCCTGGAACGTATAGGCACCATATAG
- a CDS encoding DUF1737 domain-containing protein — protein MSMSLPPDGLPVYRLLTGPDDASFCHRVSEMLALGYDLYGSPAATFDGEKVVVAQAVLWPSARKA, from the coding sequence ATGTCGATGTCTCTACCACCCGACGGTCTTCCCGTGTACCGGTTGTTGACGGGGCCGGATGACGCCTCGTTTTGTCATCGAGTGAGCGAGATGCTCGCTCTTGGATATGATCTTTACGGATCTCCGGCGGCTACGTTCGACGGCGAAAAGGTCGTTGTCGCCCAGGCGGTGCTCTGGCCGTCCGCAAGGAAGGCCTGA
- a CDS encoding DUF488 domain-containing protein yields the protein MAIRTKRVYDPKEDADGVRVLVDRLWPRGFTKERLQADLWLRDAAPSDALRKWFHRDFSQWEAFRERYVSELDGRPQVVDELVELSRKGTLTLLFAARDAHVNHAVVLKEYLDGKSEVLTERTDHSSDNVGAFRDA from the coding sequence ATGGCGATTCGGACGAAACGTGTGTACGATCCAAAGGAGGATGCGGACGGCGTTCGGGTTCTCGTGGACAGGCTGTGGCCTCGGGGTTTCACGAAAGAGCGGCTGCAGGCGGATCTGTGGCTGAGGGACGCGGCACCCAGCGACGCCCTCCGAAAATGGTTCCACCGGGATTTCTCCCAGTGGGAGGCATTCAGGGAGCGCTATGTTTCCGAACTCGACGGAAGGCCGCAGGTGGTGGACGAGCTTGTGGAGCTTTCGCGGAAGGGAACGCTCACGCTTCTTTTTGCCGCTCGAGATGCTCACGTGAACCATGCGGTCGTGCTGAAGGAATACCTCGACGGAAAATCTGAGGTACTCACGGAAAGGACTGATCATTCCTCAGACAATGTGGGTGCATTTCGGGATGCCTGA
- a CDS encoding creatininase family protein, which translates to MKKVFLNEFSAFELKNMIQDEEIDSAITVFGSCESHGWHLPLGPDLFVPTEIARQAALRLSKTVVVPGVPFGTSLHYNHYPLSVTLRFETTIALAEDIFTSLIEHGIRRIVILNGHDGNIPALEIAARKVKDRFKDAVLVFVPAWWNITGARLADMFDVWNGLGHGGEGETSITMAVRPELVDVSLAERQVPEDVMALGSSPLSSGTSRRSRGRGRRATRRRRRWRRGSGCSGASPILSSIWFRIWRDEIGTMTTGKGERDLF; encoded by the coding sequence ATGAAAAAGGTTTTTCTGAACGAATTTTCCGCGTTTGAACTGAAGAATATGATCCAGGACGAAGAAATCGACAGCGCCATCACCGTTTTCGGCAGTTGCGAGAGCCACGGATGGCATCTGCCTCTGGGGCCTGATCTGTTCGTCCCCACGGAGATCGCCCGACAGGCGGCGCTCAGGCTGTCGAAGACCGTGGTAGTCCCCGGAGTTCCCTTCGGAACCTCTCTTCACTACAATCACTACCCCTTGTCCGTCACGTTGCGGTTCGAGACGACCATCGCCCTGGCGGAGGATATCTTCACCAGCCTGATCGAGCACGGTATTCGCCGTATCGTGATTCTGAACGGGCATGACGGCAACATTCCGGCTCTCGAGATCGCCGCGCGAAAGGTGAAGGACCGCTTCAAGGACGCTGTTCTGGTGTTTGTCCCCGCGTGGTGGAACATCACCGGTGCGCGGCTTGCCGACATGTTCGACGTGTGGAACGGCCTCGGCCATGGAGGCGAGGGGGAGACCTCGATCACCATGGCCGTTCGGCCGGAACTGGTCGATGTGTCCCTGGCGGAACGGCAGGTGCCCGAGGATGTGATGGCTCTGGGGAGTTCGCCACTGTCATCTGGGACATCGAGGAGATCACGAGGACGGGGGCGACGGGCGACCCGACGAAGGCGACGCTGGAGAAGGGGCAGCGGATGCTCCGGTGCGTCACCGATTTTGTCGTCGATCTGGTTCAGGATCTGGAGAGACGAAATTGGAACTATGACAACAGGCAAAGGTGAGAGAGATCTCTTTTGA
- a CDS encoding diguanylate cyclase domain-containing protein, which yields MHRWTFVLGLLLLAGIAWAEQPQPVVRLCVDPDWEPYEKLTPDGRHVGIAADLLQHIAQAAGVRIEIVPTRDWEQSLEYARQGTCDGLSFLNRTTARDEWLAFTKPYFTDPNVIITRREHEYVPDLARLKDARIALPRGTSIEERVRREYPNLTVIAVDSEAEAFRLVEERQADLTLRSLTMAAYIIRKEGWFNLKISGEVPAYANQLRIGIRRPLLHVRDILDTGISAITPDKVETAVNRHIAINVAYRVDYGLVTKIAGTFLALLLLFGIWGRRERRHKKALSLINTELVEEMQRRKESEELLRAREYRMHLILETAHEGIAVMQGGRIVYFNRALPRLFGYTAEELLALPSFAPLVHPEDLTLATEKHRQHMEGETAEQRYPLRLVRKDGSAFWAELSGVFLQWNGHPATLNFVTDISDRKAQEEHIRHQATHDALTGLANRSFFLDLLEQEVEWSRKEGKKLGVLFVDLNRFKPVNDTYGHEVGDQLLKAFSLRLVGAVQSIDTVARMGGDEFLLLLPNIPHRTSAEQVAAKIRHAMKQPFSIGGHDIMLSAGVGIAIFPDDGTETAQVLQAADQAMYADKQRHTTPL from the coding sequence ATGCATCGATGGACATTCGTTCTCGGACTTCTTCTGCTCGCGGGAATCGCGTGGGCCGAGCAACCACAACCGGTAGTCCGCCTATGCGTAGATCCGGACTGGGAACCCTATGAAAAGCTCACCCCGGACGGCCGTCATGTGGGCATTGCTGCGGATCTTCTGCAGCACATCGCCCAAGCCGCCGGAGTGAGGATTGAAATTGTACCCACCCGAGACTGGGAGCAAAGCCTGGAATACGCCCGACAGGGCACATGCGACGGGCTCTCTTTTCTCAATCGCACCACGGCCCGGGACGAATGGCTGGCCTTCACCAAACCGTATTTCACCGATCCCAACGTGATCATCACCCGAAGAGAGCACGAGTACGTTCCAGACCTGGCGCGTCTCAAAGATGCCCGCATCGCCCTCCCCCGAGGCACGAGCATCGAGGAACGCGTGCGCCGGGAGTACCCCAATCTGACCGTGATAGCCGTTGATTCCGAAGCCGAGGCATTTCGGCTCGTTGAAGAGCGTCAGGCCGACCTGACGCTGCGTTCCTTGACTATGGCAGCCTATATCATCCGCAAGGAGGGATGGTTCAACCTCAAAATCTCCGGAGAGGTCCCCGCCTATGCCAACCAGTTGCGCATCGGCATCCGGCGTCCACTCCTCCACGTGCGCGATATTCTCGACACGGGAATAAGCGCGATCACTCCCGATAAGGTGGAGACCGCAGTCAACCGCCACATCGCCATCAACGTCGCCTACCGGGTTGACTACGGTCTTGTGACCAAGATCGCAGGAACCTTCCTTGCACTGCTCCTCCTCTTCGGCATATGGGGCAGGCGGGAGCGACGTCACAAAAAAGCCTTGTCCCTGATCAACACCGAACTGGTCGAGGAAATGCAACGACGCAAAGAAAGCGAAGAGCTGCTCCGCGCCAGGGAATACCGCATGCATCTCATTCTGGAAACCGCCCATGAAGGAATCGCGGTCATGCAGGGCGGACGGATCGTCTACTTCAACCGTGCATTACCTCGTCTTTTCGGATACACCGCCGAAGAGCTGCTGGCGTTACCGTCCTTTGCACCACTCGTGCATCCCGAAGATCTGACGCTCGCGACGGAAAAACACCGCCAGCACATGGAGGGAGAAACAGCCGAACAGCGCTACCCTCTGCGCCTGGTCCGCAAGGACGGATCAGCATTCTGGGCCGAGCTGAGCGGCGTTTTCCTCCAGTGGAACGGCCACCCCGCCACTCTCAATTTCGTGACGGACATCAGCGACCGGAAGGCCCAGGAAGAGCACATCCGCCACCAGGCCACCCACGATGCCCTGACCGGACTGGCGAACCGTTCTTTCTTCCTCGATCTCCTGGAACAGGAAGTGGAATGGAGCAGAAAGGAAGGGAAAAAACTCGGCGTGCTCTTCGTCGACCTGAACCGGTTCAAACCGGTGAACGACACCTATGGACACGAAGTGGGCGATCAGCTTTTGAAAGCCTTTTCACTGCGCCTGGTCGGCGCGGTGCAAAGCATCGACACCGTAGCCCGCATGGGCGGAGACGAGTTTCTCCTGCTCCTCCCCAACATTCCCCACCGCACCAGCGCGGAGCAGGTCGCCGCGAAAATCCGCCACGCCATGAAACAGCCGTTTTCCATCGGTGGCCACGACATCATGCTCTCGGCAGGAGTGGGCATCGCCATCTTCCCCGACGACGGCACGGAAACCGCACAGGTGCTTCAGGCTGCGGACCAGGCCATGTACGCGGACAAGCAGCGCCACACCACACCCCTCTGA
- a CDS encoding transposase, whose protein sequence is MSGWTRKANRSASLVTTPANVHDSTRIGELLHGSAYMGKTEEIRKKAPRAVDYTQKRATKHKKLTEEEKEQNRLLSKVRSRVEQVCSVVTGAFGFPKVRV, encoded by the coding sequence ATGTCGGGATGGACAAGGAAAGCAAACAGGTCCGCGAGCCTCGTCACCACTCCCGCAAACGTGCACGACTCCACCCGAATTGGTGAACTCCTGCACGGATCGGCCTACATGGGCAAAACCGAAGAGATCCGAAAGAAAGCCCCGCGGGCCGTGGATTATACCCAAAAAAGAGCCACGAAGCACAAAAAGCTCACCGAAGAAGAGAAAGAGCAAAACCGTCTTCTTTCAAAAGTCCGTTCGCGGGTTGAACAGGTCTGCTCCGTCGTCACAGGCGCCTTCGGATTTCCCAAAGTGCGCGTGTAG